One segment of Syngnathus scovelli strain Florida chromosome 6, RoL_Ssco_1.2, whole genome shotgun sequence DNA contains the following:
- the mlycd gene encoding malonyl-CoA decarboxylase, mitochondrial — translation MLSQPAMCTFRASLKCWRHWAVRKATLGLLDFGKCRWLSSPSSRAVTGMEEILARVVSPLPTYETREKSPPPPEANSLEFMHFYTSLDKEEKLNFLAKLSHEFGVDHKSVSEFAGKLLHTQLRDLATILQVEDRLRYSLTPRYKQLLNHISRVEGGVKFLVDLRADVIEIISSKRSESPHLRDLNGTLKSLLSEWFSVGLLRLERITWQSPCEILQKISQYEAVHPVRNWADLKRRVGPYRRCYAFTHAAMPGEPLVVLHVALTDEISDNIQSIVREFSALDLEEDVNKVNAAIFYSISSTQAGLQGVELGNYLIKRVVRELQSEFPHMAQFSSLSPIPGFSLWLQGLLSQYRKEGRASDLLSEQEWDEMRQFTDLSSDASAIDALRMLIATGEWMRSERLSHLLEPVLMRLCAWYLYGEKRRGYALNPVANFHLQNGATMWRLNWHADTSPKGVSNSCGIMVNYRYFLNETSKNSALYLQNKVILASDQVLGLVSQFQKNSKL, via the exons ATGCTATCCCAACCCGCAATGTGTACTTTTCGTGCCAGTCTGAAGTGTTGGCGACATTGGGCTGTCCGAAAAGCTACTTTGGGGTTGTTGGACTTCGGCAAGTGCCGTTGGTTGTCTTCACCATCAAGTAGAGCCGTTACTGGTATGGAGGAAATATTGGCAAGAGTCGTATCACCTTTACCGACATACGAAACAAGAGAGAAATCTCCGCCTCCTCCAGAAGCCAACAGTTTGGAGTTCATGCATTTCTACACAAGTCTTGACAAggaagaaaaactaaattttctgGCGAAGCTCTCACATGAATTTGGAGTGGATCATAAAAGTGTTTCGGAGTTCGCTGGGAAGCTTCTACACACCCAACTCAGGGACTTGGCGAccattttgcaggtggaggacaGACTTCGATATAGCTTGACACCCCGATATAAGCAGCTTCTGAACCACATAAGCAGGGTGGAAGGGGGAGTGAAGTTTCTGGTTGACCTTAGAGCCGACGTGATTGAAATTATTTCATCAAAAAGGAGCGAGAGCCCGCACTTAAGG GACCTGAATGGAACCCTGAAGAGCTTGCTGTCTGAGTGGTTCTCTGTCGGTCTACTTCGACTAGAGCGGATCACTTGGCAGTCACCCTGTGAGATCCTACAAAAGATCAGCCA GTATGAGGCGGTGCACCCTGTTAGGAACTGGGCTGATCTGAAACGCAGAGTGGGGCCATACCGTCGTTGCTACGCCTTCACCCATGCCGCAATGCCTGGGGAGCCTCTGGTCGTGCTGCATGTAGCCCTCACCGATGAAATCTCAGATAACATACAG AGTATTGTTCGGGAATTTTCAGCCCTGGACCTGGAAGAAGATGTAAACAAGGTAAATGCAGCAATTTTCTACTCCATCTCCTCCACCCAAGCTGGTCTACAAGGTGTTGAGCTGGGAAACTATCTCATCAAGCGGGTGGTGCGGGAACTGCAG AGTGAGTTTCCCCACATGGCCCAGTTTTCCAGCCTATCCCCCATTCCAGGCTTTTCCTTGTGGCTTCAAGGCCTCCTGAGCCAGTACCGGAAAGAAGGACGTGCCTCGGACCTCCTCTCTGAGCAGGAGTGGGACGAAATGAGGCAATTCACTGACCTATCCTCAGACGCCAGTGCCATAGATGCCCTTCGCATGTTAATAGCCACCGGTGAATGGATGCGCTCCGAACGTCTCTCGCATTTACTGGAGCCTGTCCTGATGCGACTTTGCGCCTGGTATCTTTACGGGGAGAAGAGGCGAGGTTATGCACTTAACCCAGTGGCCAACTTCCACCTTCAAAATGGCGCTACCATGTGGCGGCTCAACTGGCACGCAGACACGAGCCCAAAGGGCGTGTCCAACTCCTGCGGCATTATGGTGAACTATCGTTACTTCTTGAATGAGACGTCAAAAAACAGCGCTCTTTACTTGCAGAATAAAGTCATCTTGGCATCAGATCAAGTTCTCGGATTGGTGTCGCAATTTCAGAAAAACAGTAAACTCTGA
- the zgc:173742 gene encoding DNA topoisomerase I, mitochondrial isoform X1, producing MGREKDVKEDRKTKHKVTKLNMRPNGNEVAEAGGDSAKSTKSTEKTPNGKIKKIKAPKTEKLESPSNFSSEPDDGNFTTKKKGVKRRRTKDEPADVPTSEALKNSSSTKRNGGKHKKRHHSEEESDGEPLKKHAKKKPKTDVKIEEGEQPVSKKSKKTKEEIKEARELKIRQKEEEEQKRWRWWEEEKYEAGVKWRFLEHKGPYFPPDYQPLPDNVHFYYKGEPVKLSLAAEEVAVFFAQMLDHEYTTKKVFRENFFKSWRREMTHEEQLLIQDLDKCDFGEIHAMHKAKVEEKRNLSKEEKLVLKEANQKIVEEFGYCTLDHHRERIGNFKIEPPGLFRGRGEHPKQGKLKKRIQPEDVIINCSRESCIPVPPAGHHWKEVRHDNTVTWLASWTENIQGSIKYVMLNANSKLKGEKDWEKYEVARKLKQHVDGIREQYLIDMKSKEMRIRQRAVALYFIDKLALRAGNEKEEGETADTVGCCSLRVEHITLHKQLDGNECVVEFDFLGKDSIRYYNKVPVISKAFKNLKIFMENKDPGDELFDRLTTTMLNKHLSSLMPGLTAKVFRTYNASTTLQQQLKELTNDSMVNDAEKLLGYNRANRAVAILCNHQRAPPKTFEQSMANLQAKITSRKEQLALAKTELEQAKKDAKVKGSSDPKLQILVEKKKAAVKRCSESLLKLEVQATDREENKQIALGTSKLNYLDPRISVAWCKRMGVPIEKIYNKTQRDKFAWAIDMTETNFEF from the exons ATGGGAAGAGAGAAGGACGTGAAAGAAGACAGGAAGACCAAACACAAAGTTACGAAACTGAACATGAGGCCAAACGGCAATGAGGTTGCTGAAGCTGGGGGCGACAG TGCAAAGTCAACCAAATCTACAGAGAAAACTCCTAATGGAAAAATCAAGAAG ATAAAAGCGCCAAAAACTGAGAAGCTGGAATCACCAAGCAATTTCAG TAGTGAGCCAGATGATGGTAATTTCACTACAAAGAAGAAAGGAGTGAAAAGAAGAAGAACCAAAGATGAACCTGCAGATGTTCCCACCAGTGAAGCACTAAA GAATTCCTCCTCAACTAAAAG AAACGGCGGCAAACATAAAAAACGGCATCATTCAGAGGAAGAAAGCGATGGAGAACCTCTGAAAAAGCATGCTAAGAAAAAACCTAAAACG GATGTGAAGATAGAGGAAGGAGAGCAGCCGGTTTCCAAAAAGTCTAAGAAGACAAAGGAGGAGATTAAAGAAGCAAGAGAATTGAAGATTCGAcagaaggaagaggaggaacagaAGCGCTGGCGATG GTGGGAAGAAGAGAAGTATGAAGCTGGGGTAAAATGGAGGTTTCTGGAACACAAAGGGCCCTATTTTCCACCTGACTACCAGCCCCTACCAGACAACGTTCACTTCTACTACAAAG GTGAGCCAGTGAAGCTGAGCCTGGCAGCTGAGGAGGTGGCTGTGTTTTTTGCTCAGATGTTAGAtcatgaatacactacaaaaaaGGTTTTTCGGGAGAACTTCTTCAAATCTTGGAGACGG GAAATGACGCATGAGGAGCAGTTGTTGATTCAAGACCTTGACAAATGTGATTTTGGAGAGATTCATGCAATGCATAAAGCCAAGGTAGAGGAAAAGCGAAACTTAAGCAAGGAGGAAAAACTG GTTTTGAAAGAGGCCAATCAGAAGATAGTGGAAGAGTTTGGCTACTGTACGCTCGACCACCACAGAGAGCGTATTGGTAACTTTAAGATTGAACCTCCAGGGCTGTTCAGAGGTAGAGGCGAGCATCCCAAACAAGGCAAGCTGAAGAAAAGGATCCAGCCTGAAGATGTCATAATCAACTGCAGCAG AGAATCCTGCATCCCCGTACCTCCTGCCGGCCATCATTGGAAGGAAGTCCGCCATGACAACACTGTGACATGGTTGGCCAGTTGGACAGAAAACATCCAggggagcattaaatatgtcatGCTGAATGCCAACTCCAAACTCAAA GGTGAAAAGGACTGGGAGAAATATGAGGTTGCTCGCAAACTTAAGCAGCATGTGGATGGCATCCGTGAACAGTACCTTATTGATATGAAGTCCAAAGAGATGCGTATTCGACAGAGAGCTGTGGCCCTCTACTTCATTGACAAG CTGGCGCTGAGAGCTggtaatgaaaaggaggagggagaGACGGCAGACACAGTGGGCTGCTGTTCACTACGTGTTGAGCACATCACACTCCATAAGCAGCTGGATGGCAACGAATGTGTAGTGGAATTTGATTTCCTGGGTAAAGATTCCATTCGCTATTACAACAAGGTCCCAGTCATCAGTAAG GCATTTAAGAATCTTAagattttcatggaaaacaaggACCCTGGCGATGAGCTCTTTGACCGCCTCACT ACCACAATGTTAAATAAGCATCTGAGTTCCCTCATGCCAGGTCTGACTGCAAAGGTTTTCAGGACATACAATGCCTCGACCACTCTGCAGCAGCAACTGAAAGAACTCACAAATG ACTCAATGGTCAATGATGCAGAGAAACTTCTCGGCTACAACAGAGCGAACAGGGCGGTTGCAATCCTCTGTAACCATCAGCGGGCGCCGCCAAAGACCTTTGAACAGTCTATGGCCAACCTGCAGGCCAAG ATTACTTCAAGAAAAGAGCAACTGGCACTTGCCAAGACGGAGCTGGAGCAAGCTAAGAAGGATGCAAAGGTTAAAGGCAGCTCAGACCCCAAGCTGCAGAT ACTGGTGGAGAAGAAGAAAGCAGCTGTGAAGCGCTGTTCGGAGAGTCTTCTGAAGCTGGAAGTCCAGGCCACCGATCGAGAGGAGAACAAGCAGATTGCACTGGGTACCTCCAAGCTTAACTATCTGGATCCACGCATCAGTGTGGCCTG GTGCAAAAGAATGGGGGTGCCAATTGAAAAAATCTACAATAAGACCCAGAGGGACAAGTTTGCCTGGGCAATTGACATGACAGAGACAAACTTTGAGTTCTGA
- the zgc:173742 gene encoding DNA topoisomerase I, mitochondrial isoform X2: protein MGREKDVKEDRKTKHKVTKLNMRPNGNEVAEAGGDSAKSTKSTEKTPNGKIKKIKAPKTEKLESPSNFSEPDDGNFTTKKKGVKRRRTKDEPADVPTSEALKNSSSTKRNGGKHKKRHHSEEESDGEPLKKHAKKKPKTDVKIEEGEQPVSKKSKKTKEEIKEARELKIRQKEEEEQKRWRWWEEEKYEAGVKWRFLEHKGPYFPPDYQPLPDNVHFYYKGEPVKLSLAAEEVAVFFAQMLDHEYTTKKVFRENFFKSWRREMTHEEQLLIQDLDKCDFGEIHAMHKAKVEEKRNLSKEEKLVLKEANQKIVEEFGYCTLDHHRERIGNFKIEPPGLFRGRGEHPKQGKLKKRIQPEDVIINCSRESCIPVPPAGHHWKEVRHDNTVTWLASWTENIQGSIKYVMLNANSKLKGEKDWEKYEVARKLKQHVDGIREQYLIDMKSKEMRIRQRAVALYFIDKLALRAGNEKEEGETADTVGCCSLRVEHITLHKQLDGNECVVEFDFLGKDSIRYYNKVPVISKAFKNLKIFMENKDPGDELFDRLTTTMLNKHLSSLMPGLTAKVFRTYNASTTLQQQLKELTNDSMVNDAEKLLGYNRANRAVAILCNHQRAPPKTFEQSMANLQAKITSRKEQLALAKTELEQAKKDAKVKGSSDPKLQILVEKKKAAVKRCSESLLKLEVQATDREENKQIALGTSKLNYLDPRISVAWCKRMGVPIEKIYNKTQRDKFAWAIDMTETNFEF, encoded by the exons ATGGGAAGAGAGAAGGACGTGAAAGAAGACAGGAAGACCAAACACAAAGTTACGAAACTGAACATGAGGCCAAACGGCAATGAGGTTGCTGAAGCTGGGGGCGACAG TGCAAAGTCAACCAAATCTACAGAGAAAACTCCTAATGGAAAAATCAAGAAG ATAAAAGCGCCAAAAACTGAGAAGCTGGAATCACCAAGCAATTTCAG TGAGCCAGATGATGGTAATTTCACTACAAAGAAGAAAGGAGTGAAAAGAAGAAGAACCAAAGATGAACCTGCAGATGTTCCCACCAGTGAAGCACTAAA GAATTCCTCCTCAACTAAAAG AAACGGCGGCAAACATAAAAAACGGCATCATTCAGAGGAAGAAAGCGATGGAGAACCTCTGAAAAAGCATGCTAAGAAAAAACCTAAAACG GATGTGAAGATAGAGGAAGGAGAGCAGCCGGTTTCCAAAAAGTCTAAGAAGACAAAGGAGGAGATTAAAGAAGCAAGAGAATTGAAGATTCGAcagaaggaagaggaggaacagaAGCGCTGGCGATG GTGGGAAGAAGAGAAGTATGAAGCTGGGGTAAAATGGAGGTTTCTGGAACACAAAGGGCCCTATTTTCCACCTGACTACCAGCCCCTACCAGACAACGTTCACTTCTACTACAAAG GTGAGCCAGTGAAGCTGAGCCTGGCAGCTGAGGAGGTGGCTGTGTTTTTTGCTCAGATGTTAGAtcatgaatacactacaaaaaaGGTTTTTCGGGAGAACTTCTTCAAATCTTGGAGACGG GAAATGACGCATGAGGAGCAGTTGTTGATTCAAGACCTTGACAAATGTGATTTTGGAGAGATTCATGCAATGCATAAAGCCAAGGTAGAGGAAAAGCGAAACTTAAGCAAGGAGGAAAAACTG GTTTTGAAAGAGGCCAATCAGAAGATAGTGGAAGAGTTTGGCTACTGTACGCTCGACCACCACAGAGAGCGTATTGGTAACTTTAAGATTGAACCTCCAGGGCTGTTCAGAGGTAGAGGCGAGCATCCCAAACAAGGCAAGCTGAAGAAAAGGATCCAGCCTGAAGATGTCATAATCAACTGCAGCAG AGAATCCTGCATCCCCGTACCTCCTGCCGGCCATCATTGGAAGGAAGTCCGCCATGACAACACTGTGACATGGTTGGCCAGTTGGACAGAAAACATCCAggggagcattaaatatgtcatGCTGAATGCCAACTCCAAACTCAAA GGTGAAAAGGACTGGGAGAAATATGAGGTTGCTCGCAAACTTAAGCAGCATGTGGATGGCATCCGTGAACAGTACCTTATTGATATGAAGTCCAAAGAGATGCGTATTCGACAGAGAGCTGTGGCCCTCTACTTCATTGACAAG CTGGCGCTGAGAGCTggtaatgaaaaggaggagggagaGACGGCAGACACAGTGGGCTGCTGTTCACTACGTGTTGAGCACATCACACTCCATAAGCAGCTGGATGGCAACGAATGTGTAGTGGAATTTGATTTCCTGGGTAAAGATTCCATTCGCTATTACAACAAGGTCCCAGTCATCAGTAAG GCATTTAAGAATCTTAagattttcatggaaaacaaggACCCTGGCGATGAGCTCTTTGACCGCCTCACT ACCACAATGTTAAATAAGCATCTGAGTTCCCTCATGCCAGGTCTGACTGCAAAGGTTTTCAGGACATACAATGCCTCGACCACTCTGCAGCAGCAACTGAAAGAACTCACAAATG ACTCAATGGTCAATGATGCAGAGAAACTTCTCGGCTACAACAGAGCGAACAGGGCGGTTGCAATCCTCTGTAACCATCAGCGGGCGCCGCCAAAGACCTTTGAACAGTCTATGGCCAACCTGCAGGCCAAG ATTACTTCAAGAAAAGAGCAACTGGCACTTGCCAAGACGGAGCTGGAGCAAGCTAAGAAGGATGCAAAGGTTAAAGGCAGCTCAGACCCCAAGCTGCAGAT ACTGGTGGAGAAGAAGAAAGCAGCTGTGAAGCGCTGTTCGGAGAGTCTTCTGAAGCTGGAAGTCCAGGCCACCGATCGAGAGGAGAACAAGCAGATTGCACTGGGTACCTCCAAGCTTAACTATCTGGATCCACGCATCAGTGTGGCCTG GTGCAAAAGAATGGGGGTGCCAATTGAAAAAATCTACAATAAGACCCAGAGGGACAAGTTTGCCTGGGCAATTGACATGACAGAGACAAACTTTGAGTTCTGA
- the zgc:173742 gene encoding DNA topoisomerase I, mitochondrial isoform X4, protein MGREKDVKEDRKTKHKVTKLNMRPNGNEVAEAGGDSAKSTKSTEKTPNGKIKKIKAPKTEKLESPSNFSEPDDGNFTTKKKGVKRRRTKDEPADVPTSEALKNGGKHKKRHHSEEESDGEPLKKHAKKKPKTDVKIEEGEQPVSKKSKKTKEEIKEARELKIRQKEEEEQKRWRWWEEEKYEAGVKWRFLEHKGPYFPPDYQPLPDNVHFYYKGEPVKLSLAAEEVAVFFAQMLDHEYTTKKVFRENFFKSWRREMTHEEQLLIQDLDKCDFGEIHAMHKAKVEEKRNLSKEEKLVLKEANQKIVEEFGYCTLDHHRERIGNFKIEPPGLFRGRGEHPKQGKLKKRIQPEDVIINCSRESCIPVPPAGHHWKEVRHDNTVTWLASWTENIQGSIKYVMLNANSKLKGEKDWEKYEVARKLKQHVDGIREQYLIDMKSKEMRIRQRAVALYFIDKLALRAGNEKEEGETADTVGCCSLRVEHITLHKQLDGNECVVEFDFLGKDSIRYYNKVPVISKAFKNLKIFMENKDPGDELFDRLTTTMLNKHLSSLMPGLTAKVFRTYNASTTLQQQLKELTNDSMVNDAEKLLGYNRANRAVAILCNHQRAPPKTFEQSMANLQAKITSRKEQLALAKTELEQAKKDAKVKGSSDPKLQILVEKKKAAVKRCSESLLKLEVQATDREENKQIALGTSKLNYLDPRISVAWCKRMGVPIEKIYNKTQRDKFAWAIDMTETNFEF, encoded by the exons ATGGGAAGAGAGAAGGACGTGAAAGAAGACAGGAAGACCAAACACAAAGTTACGAAACTGAACATGAGGCCAAACGGCAATGAGGTTGCTGAAGCTGGGGGCGACAG TGCAAAGTCAACCAAATCTACAGAGAAAACTCCTAATGGAAAAATCAAGAAG ATAAAAGCGCCAAAAACTGAGAAGCTGGAATCACCAAGCAATTTCAG TGAGCCAGATGATGGTAATTTCACTACAAAGAAGAAAGGAGTGAAAAGAAGAAGAACCAAAGATGAACCTGCAGATGTTCCCACCAGTGAAGCACTAAA AAACGGCGGCAAACATAAAAAACGGCATCATTCAGAGGAAGAAAGCGATGGAGAACCTCTGAAAAAGCATGCTAAGAAAAAACCTAAAACG GATGTGAAGATAGAGGAAGGAGAGCAGCCGGTTTCCAAAAAGTCTAAGAAGACAAAGGAGGAGATTAAAGAAGCAAGAGAATTGAAGATTCGAcagaaggaagaggaggaacagaAGCGCTGGCGATG GTGGGAAGAAGAGAAGTATGAAGCTGGGGTAAAATGGAGGTTTCTGGAACACAAAGGGCCCTATTTTCCACCTGACTACCAGCCCCTACCAGACAACGTTCACTTCTACTACAAAG GTGAGCCAGTGAAGCTGAGCCTGGCAGCTGAGGAGGTGGCTGTGTTTTTTGCTCAGATGTTAGAtcatgaatacactacaaaaaaGGTTTTTCGGGAGAACTTCTTCAAATCTTGGAGACGG GAAATGACGCATGAGGAGCAGTTGTTGATTCAAGACCTTGACAAATGTGATTTTGGAGAGATTCATGCAATGCATAAAGCCAAGGTAGAGGAAAAGCGAAACTTAAGCAAGGAGGAAAAACTG GTTTTGAAAGAGGCCAATCAGAAGATAGTGGAAGAGTTTGGCTACTGTACGCTCGACCACCACAGAGAGCGTATTGGTAACTTTAAGATTGAACCTCCAGGGCTGTTCAGAGGTAGAGGCGAGCATCCCAAACAAGGCAAGCTGAAGAAAAGGATCCAGCCTGAAGATGTCATAATCAACTGCAGCAG AGAATCCTGCATCCCCGTACCTCCTGCCGGCCATCATTGGAAGGAAGTCCGCCATGACAACACTGTGACATGGTTGGCCAGTTGGACAGAAAACATCCAggggagcattaaatatgtcatGCTGAATGCCAACTCCAAACTCAAA GGTGAAAAGGACTGGGAGAAATATGAGGTTGCTCGCAAACTTAAGCAGCATGTGGATGGCATCCGTGAACAGTACCTTATTGATATGAAGTCCAAAGAGATGCGTATTCGACAGAGAGCTGTGGCCCTCTACTTCATTGACAAG CTGGCGCTGAGAGCTggtaatgaaaaggaggagggagaGACGGCAGACACAGTGGGCTGCTGTTCACTACGTGTTGAGCACATCACACTCCATAAGCAGCTGGATGGCAACGAATGTGTAGTGGAATTTGATTTCCTGGGTAAAGATTCCATTCGCTATTACAACAAGGTCCCAGTCATCAGTAAG GCATTTAAGAATCTTAagattttcatggaaaacaaggACCCTGGCGATGAGCTCTTTGACCGCCTCACT ACCACAATGTTAAATAAGCATCTGAGTTCCCTCATGCCAGGTCTGACTGCAAAGGTTTTCAGGACATACAATGCCTCGACCACTCTGCAGCAGCAACTGAAAGAACTCACAAATG ACTCAATGGTCAATGATGCAGAGAAACTTCTCGGCTACAACAGAGCGAACAGGGCGGTTGCAATCCTCTGTAACCATCAGCGGGCGCCGCCAAAGACCTTTGAACAGTCTATGGCCAACCTGCAGGCCAAG ATTACTTCAAGAAAAGAGCAACTGGCACTTGCCAAGACGGAGCTGGAGCAAGCTAAGAAGGATGCAAAGGTTAAAGGCAGCTCAGACCCCAAGCTGCAGAT ACTGGTGGAGAAGAAGAAAGCAGCTGTGAAGCGCTGTTCGGAGAGTCTTCTGAAGCTGGAAGTCCAGGCCACCGATCGAGAGGAGAACAAGCAGATTGCACTGGGTACCTCCAAGCTTAACTATCTGGATCCACGCATCAGTGTGGCCTG GTGCAAAAGAATGGGGGTGCCAATTGAAAAAATCTACAATAAGACCCAGAGGGACAAGTTTGCCTGGGCAATTGACATGACAGAGACAAACTTTGAGTTCTGA
- the zgc:173742 gene encoding DNA topoisomerase I, mitochondrial isoform X3 encodes MGREKDVKEDRKTKHKVTKLNMRPNGNEVAEAGGDSAKSTKSTEKTPNGKIKKIKAPKTEKLESPSNFSSEPDDGNFTTKKKGVKRRRTKDEPADVPTSEALKNGGKHKKRHHSEEESDGEPLKKHAKKKPKTDVKIEEGEQPVSKKSKKTKEEIKEARELKIRQKEEEEQKRWRWWEEEKYEAGVKWRFLEHKGPYFPPDYQPLPDNVHFYYKGEPVKLSLAAEEVAVFFAQMLDHEYTTKKVFRENFFKSWRREMTHEEQLLIQDLDKCDFGEIHAMHKAKVEEKRNLSKEEKLVLKEANQKIVEEFGYCTLDHHRERIGNFKIEPPGLFRGRGEHPKQGKLKKRIQPEDVIINCSRESCIPVPPAGHHWKEVRHDNTVTWLASWTENIQGSIKYVMLNANSKLKGEKDWEKYEVARKLKQHVDGIREQYLIDMKSKEMRIRQRAVALYFIDKLALRAGNEKEEGETADTVGCCSLRVEHITLHKQLDGNECVVEFDFLGKDSIRYYNKVPVISKAFKNLKIFMENKDPGDELFDRLTTTMLNKHLSSLMPGLTAKVFRTYNASTTLQQQLKELTNDSMVNDAEKLLGYNRANRAVAILCNHQRAPPKTFEQSMANLQAKITSRKEQLALAKTELEQAKKDAKVKGSSDPKLQILVEKKKAAVKRCSESLLKLEVQATDREENKQIALGTSKLNYLDPRISVAWCKRMGVPIEKIYNKTQRDKFAWAIDMTETNFEF; translated from the exons ATGGGAAGAGAGAAGGACGTGAAAGAAGACAGGAAGACCAAACACAAAGTTACGAAACTGAACATGAGGCCAAACGGCAATGAGGTTGCTGAAGCTGGGGGCGACAG TGCAAAGTCAACCAAATCTACAGAGAAAACTCCTAATGGAAAAATCAAGAAG ATAAAAGCGCCAAAAACTGAGAAGCTGGAATCACCAAGCAATTTCAG TAGTGAGCCAGATGATGGTAATTTCACTACAAAGAAGAAAGGAGTGAAAAGAAGAAGAACCAAAGATGAACCTGCAGATGTTCCCACCAGTGAAGCACTAAA AAACGGCGGCAAACATAAAAAACGGCATCATTCAGAGGAAGAAAGCGATGGAGAACCTCTGAAAAAGCATGCTAAGAAAAAACCTAAAACG GATGTGAAGATAGAGGAAGGAGAGCAGCCGGTTTCCAAAAAGTCTAAGAAGACAAAGGAGGAGATTAAAGAAGCAAGAGAATTGAAGATTCGAcagaaggaagaggaggaacagaAGCGCTGGCGATG GTGGGAAGAAGAGAAGTATGAAGCTGGGGTAAAATGGAGGTTTCTGGAACACAAAGGGCCCTATTTTCCACCTGACTACCAGCCCCTACCAGACAACGTTCACTTCTACTACAAAG GTGAGCCAGTGAAGCTGAGCCTGGCAGCTGAGGAGGTGGCTGTGTTTTTTGCTCAGATGTTAGAtcatgaatacactacaaaaaaGGTTTTTCGGGAGAACTTCTTCAAATCTTGGAGACGG GAAATGACGCATGAGGAGCAGTTGTTGATTCAAGACCTTGACAAATGTGATTTTGGAGAGATTCATGCAATGCATAAAGCCAAGGTAGAGGAAAAGCGAAACTTAAGCAAGGAGGAAAAACTG GTTTTGAAAGAGGCCAATCAGAAGATAGTGGAAGAGTTTGGCTACTGTACGCTCGACCACCACAGAGAGCGTATTGGTAACTTTAAGATTGAACCTCCAGGGCTGTTCAGAGGTAGAGGCGAGCATCCCAAACAAGGCAAGCTGAAGAAAAGGATCCAGCCTGAAGATGTCATAATCAACTGCAGCAG AGAATCCTGCATCCCCGTACCTCCTGCCGGCCATCATTGGAAGGAAGTCCGCCATGACAACACTGTGACATGGTTGGCCAGTTGGACAGAAAACATCCAggggagcattaaatatgtcatGCTGAATGCCAACTCCAAACTCAAA GGTGAAAAGGACTGGGAGAAATATGAGGTTGCTCGCAAACTTAAGCAGCATGTGGATGGCATCCGTGAACAGTACCTTATTGATATGAAGTCCAAAGAGATGCGTATTCGACAGAGAGCTGTGGCCCTCTACTTCATTGACAAG CTGGCGCTGAGAGCTggtaatgaaaaggaggagggagaGACGGCAGACACAGTGGGCTGCTGTTCACTACGTGTTGAGCACATCACACTCCATAAGCAGCTGGATGGCAACGAATGTGTAGTGGAATTTGATTTCCTGGGTAAAGATTCCATTCGCTATTACAACAAGGTCCCAGTCATCAGTAAG GCATTTAAGAATCTTAagattttcatggaaaacaaggACCCTGGCGATGAGCTCTTTGACCGCCTCACT ACCACAATGTTAAATAAGCATCTGAGTTCCCTCATGCCAGGTCTGACTGCAAAGGTTTTCAGGACATACAATGCCTCGACCACTCTGCAGCAGCAACTGAAAGAACTCACAAATG ACTCAATGGTCAATGATGCAGAGAAACTTCTCGGCTACAACAGAGCGAACAGGGCGGTTGCAATCCTCTGTAACCATCAGCGGGCGCCGCCAAAGACCTTTGAACAGTCTATGGCCAACCTGCAGGCCAAG ATTACTTCAAGAAAAGAGCAACTGGCACTTGCCAAGACGGAGCTGGAGCAAGCTAAGAAGGATGCAAAGGTTAAAGGCAGCTCAGACCCCAAGCTGCAGAT ACTGGTGGAGAAGAAGAAAGCAGCTGTGAAGCGCTGTTCGGAGAGTCTTCTGAAGCTGGAAGTCCAGGCCACCGATCGAGAGGAGAACAAGCAGATTGCACTGGGTACCTCCAAGCTTAACTATCTGGATCCACGCATCAGTGTGGCCTG GTGCAAAAGAATGGGGGTGCCAATTGAAAAAATCTACAATAAGACCCAGAGGGACAAGTTTGCCTGGGCAATTGACATGACAGAGACAAACTTTGAGTTCTGA
- the hsbp1b gene encoding heat shock factor-binding protein 1b yields the protein MAETDPKSVQDFTNVVQTLLQQMQDKFQTMSDQIIGRIDEMSTRIDDLEKNIADLMTQAGVEENGAIPEKPKEGQGST from the exons ATGGCCGAGACGGATCCCAAGTCCGTTCAGGACTTTACAAACGTG GTCCAAACTTTGCTGCAACAAATGCAAGACAAGTTCCAGACCATGTCGGACCAAATCATTGGAAGGA TTGATGAGATGAGCACGCGGATTGATGACTTGGAGAAGAACATTGCTGACCTGATGACACAGGCAGGCGTAGAAGAAAATGGGGCCATACCGGAAAAGCCGAAAGAAGGTCAAGGCTCCACATGA